In Nicotiana tabacum cultivar K326 chromosome 2, ASM71507v2, whole genome shotgun sequence, the following proteins share a genomic window:
- the LOC107762943 gene encoding uncharacterized protein LOC107762943 isoform X1 produces the protein MSSPAAPTTVAAGGTSEDRHQNHNNNNNTENSEGGTTMAMQKKRARRVSFAEMTSVHFFDRDEEYETPPDPSGKAESNSEREEVINLGFDQLVDDSKESEDGDEGNDEDEDEDEDDEMALPRSFLRPAESPSPGSNFGSATSNDDEDNFFGPVSPNFIRPGRLSDSAVSDENHDITMDSTAFSMHFRRFVRSDSGIDLKTPTEVSFDEKTPTQTGLGDTSVLESPASKKMKVGSAMMDLGGNGEQEANAVVSFNMPLLPLCQKIDGADDGNKFLSRAIDGDTLPISTVPAPDNYVDRVNQSPKQPSKFKLQDVGENNKSVKDASEVGISETLCSNDGELGQFCGSPCGRESPLVDLVSSSPATQRLIVIGSPSPVKQNSMAVSFLEDPISFLSNEKRGPWTSSASLQKNISKLERLKASGLSSLLGDRIPNIDIRTLEFPRTPPLDSILKKRNLQMGVKCLDSSMTCTEEQFSGTSTKEGERRMFTSGGSRSETLLTGEDVIPCEQSLGPEKQGKSLNRLNTGFLPMDQVLKPTAPLASSRFSWSGKTNDTFTPNDLRQKISLISRTDSPLVDYLGQEKVTAIAQKLVFSPEKSLQSKSSTWTEHQSSPFKESKLHDEPMKSLGLVKNASSIGNVTDGHSSNATDGNWHSSSTSTEEQSGSPVVEGSKVLRQPDGTYSIEAKLLDQMNVLKSTKDSKISRDGSSHLSSATLDGNIQSANGLPRLEIDPRELNKSSLAGAASSSIQNVEALVVEKTPVQWSSRSPPAKGFHLLAQSNTTCSSVGEAVQSPTCNQSIGRPRNSSAHKRCSEELTYGDMEHTNEIIMSQSSSKLQRGVGNSPAISGRPDDSGKEMLRAHLELRQWKDIKSKCMEDADEWISLPKGRLTMLTMPAIEMVEDIVTRMQKAKIYDILHSQILTQKTLVTSFQEKRTLEAIMLLCQLVHEKAKYHLRCVKKEKLLEKCQLLNSGIQKSQMSKINHSLHSLTVSGVTQGDAISSESSLACEKALQEEPHNKVATIKEGLEVSERKVAKLARSLRSSFKLEGEPSCAATIISVKEHLMRRSCCRFLRQDMQMCVIQNVRRPFVILNYLGLLVQSLKLTIGPNSSIIISNNLNDQLITKSFPNINACAALRFVLKAEISKKLGARTLAQEMQVTRSLLGNSLDVVAEVQKAQIQFHKLADISFSTPTVEELELQLHFVNFNTGKKVKLTLDMSCLNRGVYPSEVVPSQFAALAVRSEHSDHALLGEIRDAVKSLRAGYMRIIRLCDCISRVVQASGG, from the exons atgTCTTCCCCGGCAGCGCCGACGACCGTCGCCGCCGGTGGCACTAGCGAGGACCGCCATCAGAaccacaacaataacaacaatacgGAGAACTCGGAGGGCGGCACCACCATGGCGATGCAGAAGAAGCGAGCACGAAGAGTGAGCTTTGCTGAGATGACTTCTGTACACTTCTTCGACCGTGATGAAGAGTACGAAACACCTCCGGATCCCTCAGGCAAAGCTGAAAGTAACAGTGAACGTGAAGAGGTaataaacctaggttttgatcAATTGGTCGACGATTCCAAAGAGTCTGAGGATGGAGACGAAGGAAACGACGAGGATGAGGATGAGGATGAGGATGATGAGATGGCTTTGCCTAGGTCGTTTTTAAGACCTGCAGAATCACCTTCTCCTGGCAGCAATTTTGGTTCTGCTACTTCAAATGATGATG AAGATAATTTTTTTGGCCCAGTATCTCCCAATTTTATAAGGCCAGGCCGGCTATCAGATTCAGCAGTGTCAGACGAAAATCATGATATTACTATGGATTCAACAGCTTTCTCCATGCACTTCCGCAGATTTGTTAGGTCAGATTCAGGGATAGATTTGAAGACCCCAACAGAAGTATCATTTGATGAGAAAACACCGACACAGACCGGTCTAG GAGATACTAGTGTTTTAGAGTCACCAGCAAGCAAGAAAATGAAGGTTGGAAGTGCAATGATGGATTTAGGTGGAAATGGAGAACAAGAAGCAAATGCAGTTGTTAGTTTTAATATGCCACTTCTACCTTTGTGCCAGAAAATCGACGGCGCAGATGATGGTAATAAGTTTCTTTCTCGTGCAATTGATGGTGATACGTTGCCCATATCCACTGTTCCAGCTCCAGATAATTATGTTGATAGAGTAAATCAGTCGCCGAAGCAGCCAAGTAAA TTTAAATTGCAGGATGTTGGTGAAAATAATAAGTCTGTCAAGGATGCTTCTGAGGTTGGAATTAGTGAAACCTTATGTAGTAATGATGGTGAGCTTGGTCAATTTTGTGGGTCCCCATGTGGCAGGGAATCTCCGTTGGTTGATTTAGTGTCCTCTTCACCCGCTACGCAAAGACTAATAGTTATTGGTAGTCCTTCACCTGTCAAACAGAATTCAATGGCGGTGTCTTTCCTTGAAGATCCCATTTCCTTTTTGAGCAATGAAAAGAGAGGACCTTGGACAAGTTCAGCGTCCCTCCAGAAGAACATTTCCAAACTTGAGAGACTTAAGGCTTCTGGACTATCTTCTCTCCTTGGTGACAGAATCCCCAATATTGACATCAGAACCTTAGAGTTTCCAAGAACACCTCCTTTGGATTCTATATTGAAGAAAAGGAACCTACAAATGGGAGTCAAATGTCTGGATTCCTCTATGACTTGTACAGAGGAGCAGTTTTCAGGTACTTCTACGAAGGAGGGAGAAAGAAGAATGTTCACCTCAGGTGGTAGTAGGAGTGAGACTCTTTTAACTGGCGAAGATGTAATTCCATGTGAACAATCTCTGGGCCCTGAAAAGCAGGGGAAATCTCTCAATCGGCTAAATACTGGTTTTCTCCCCATGGATCAAGTGTTGAAGCCTACAGCCCCTTTGGCTTCATCAAGGTTTTCTTGGTCAGGAAAGACAAATGACACTTTTACACCAAATGACCTCAGGCAGAAGATATCACTGATTTCTAGAACTGATTCCCCATTGGTTGATTATCTAGGGCAGGAGAAAGTGACTGCTATTGCTCAAAAGTTGGTTTTTTCTCCAGAAAAATCCTTGCAGTCAAAGTCATCTACATGGACTGAACATCAGTCCAGCCCCTTTAAAGAATCAAAGTTGCATGATGAACCCATGAAGAGCTTAGGCCTAGTGAAAAATGCATCTTCAATAGGTAATGTGACAGATGGACATTCTTCGAATGCAACGGATGGCAATTGGCATTCGTCCTCCACATCAACTGAAGAACAGTCTGGTTCACCAGTTGTCGAAGGAAGCAAAGTGTTAAGGCAACCAGATGGGACATATAGCATAGAAGCTAAGCTCCTTGATCAAATGAATGTACTGAAAAGCACCAAGGACTCGAAGATCTCCAGGGATGGGAGCTCTCATCTATCTTCAGCAACATTAGATGGGAATATTCAGAGTGCAAATGGTCTCCCTAGACTTGAAATTGATCCTCGAGAGCTAAACAAGTCTTCTTTAGCTGGCGCTGCTTCTTCCTCTATTCAGAACGTAGAAGCGTTGGTGGTTGAAAAG ACTCCTGTACAATGGTCTTCACGAAGTCCACCAGCAAAGGGGTTTCACTTGCTGGCACAATCCAACACTACATGTTCCTCTGTAGGTGAAGCTGTGCAATCTCCCACATGCAACCAATCAATTGGCAGACCTAGAAACTCTTCTGCCCATAAAAGATGCAGTGAAGAGTTGACATATGGAGATATGGAACACACAAATGAAATTATCATGTCTCAAAGTAGCTCGAAACTCCAGAGAGGGGTTGGTAATAGTCCAGCAATCTCGGGACGTCCTGATGATAGCGGAAAAGAAATGCTCAGAGCTCATCTTGAACTCAGACAATGGAAAGAT ATTAAATCCAAATGTATGGAGGATGCAGATGAGTGGATATCTTTGCCTAAAGGAAGACTTACCATGCTTACTATGCCAGCG attgaaatgGTGGAAGACATTGTCACCCGAATGCAGAAGGCAAAAATATACGACATTTTGCACAGTCAAATTCTCACTCag AAAACGTTAGTTACCAGTTTTCAGGAGAAAAG AACTTTAGAAGCAATAATGTTGTTATGTCAGCTTGTACATGAGAAAGCAAAGTATCACTTGAGGTGTGTGAAGAAGGAGAAACTGCTG GAAAAATGTCAACTGTTGAACTCTGGAATTCAGAAGTCCCAAATGTCAAAGATCAATCATTCGCTTCATTCTTTAACTGTCTCAGGAGTCACCCAGGGTGATGCAATTTCTAGTGAGAGCTCATTAGCCTGTGAAAAGGCTCTGCAGGAG GAGCCTCATAATAAAGTGGCCACTATCAAGGAGGGTTTGGAAGTTTCAGAAAGAAAAGTTGCAAAATTGGCTAGATCCTTGCGTTCTTCCTTTAAACTTGAGGGAGAACCAAGTTGTGCCGCTACCATCATTTCCGTAAAAGAACATCTAATGAGGAGATCGTGTTGTAGATTCCTACGGCAAGATATGCAG ATGTGTGTCATTCAGAATGTGAGGAGGCCATTTGTCATCCTCAACTATCTTGGTTTGCTGGTTCAAAG TTTGAAGTTGACTATTGGTCCAAACTCAAGCATAATCATCTCTAACAATTTGAATGATCAACTAATCACAAAG AGTTTTCCAAATATCAATGCGTGTGCTGCATTGAGATTTGTTTTAAAGGCTGAGATTTCAAAGAAACTTGGTGCTAGGACTCTGGCGCAAGAAATGCAG GTTACTCGTTCCCTTTTAGGAAACTCCCTTGATGTGGTTGCCGAGGTGCAGAAGGCACAAATACAGTTTCATAAATTGGCTGATATTTCCTTCTCCACTCCAACTG TTGAGGAACTTGAGTTGCAGCttcattttgtgaattttaaTACTGGCAAGAAGGTGAAATTGACACTAGATATGTCATGCTTGAATAG GGGGGTCTATCCTTCAGAAGTTGTTCCATCCCAGTTTGCAGCTCTAGCTGTTCGCTCTGAACATTCAGATCATGCGCTACTTGGTGAAATTAGAGATGCTGTCAAAAGTCTTAGAGCTGGATACATGAGGATTATACGGTTATGTGATTGTATTTCACGGGTGGTTCAAGCCTCGGGTGGTTAA
- the LOC107762943 gene encoding uncharacterized protein LOC107762943 isoform X3: MSSPAAPTTVAAGGTSEDRHQNHNNNNNTENSEGGTTMAMQKKRARRVSFAEMTSVHFFDRDEEYETPPDPSGKAESNSEREEVINLGFDQLVDDSKESEDGDEGNDEDEDEDEDDEMALPRSFLRPAESPSPGSNFGSATSNDDEDNFFGPVSPNFIRPGRLSDSAVSDENHDITMDSTAFSMHFRRFVRSDSGIDLKTPTEVSFDEKTPTQTGLGDTSVLESPASKKMKVGSAMMDLGGNGEQEANAVVSFNMPLLPLCQKIDGADDGNKFLSRAIDGDTLPISTVPAPDNYVDRVNQSPKQPSKFKLQDVGENNKSVKDASEVGISETLCSNDGELGQFCGSPCGRESPLVDLVSSSPATQRLIVIGSPSPVKQNSMAVSFLEDPISFLSNEKRGPWTSSASLQKNISKLERLKASGLSSLLGDRIPNIDIRTLEFPRTPPLDSILKKRNLQMGVKCLDSSMTCTEEQFSGTSTKEGERRMFTSGGSRSETLLTGEDVIPCEQSLGPEKQGKSLNRLNTGFLPMDQVLKPTAPLASSRFSWSGKTNDTFTPNDLRQKISLISRTDSPLVDYLGQEKVTAIAQKLVFSPEKSLQSKSSTWTEHQSSPFKESKLHDEPMKSLGLVKNASSIGNVTDGHSSNATDGNWHSSSTSTEEQSGSPVVEGSKVLRQPDGTYSIEAKLLDQMNVLKSTKDSKISRDGSSHLSSATLDGNIQSANGLPRLEIDPRELNKSSLAGAASSSIQNVEALVVEKTPVQWSSRSPPAKGFHLLAQSNTTCSSVGEAVQSPTCNQSIGRPRNSSAHKRCSEELTYGDMEHTNEIIMSQSSSKLQRGVGNSPAISGRPDDSGKEMLRAHLELRQWKDIKSKCMEDADEWISLPKGRLTMLTMPAIEMVEDIVTRMQKAKIYDILHSQILTQKTLVTSFQEKRTLEAIMLLCQLVHEKAKYHLRCVKKEKLLEKCQLLNSGIQKSQMSKINHSLHSLTVSGVTQGDAISSESSLACEKALQEEPHNKVATIKEGLEVSERKVAKLARSLRSSFKLEGEPSCAATIISVKEHLMRRSCCRFLRQDMQMCVIQNVRRPFVILNYLGLLVQRFLFV, translated from the exons atgTCTTCCCCGGCAGCGCCGACGACCGTCGCCGCCGGTGGCACTAGCGAGGACCGCCATCAGAaccacaacaataacaacaatacgGAGAACTCGGAGGGCGGCACCACCATGGCGATGCAGAAGAAGCGAGCACGAAGAGTGAGCTTTGCTGAGATGACTTCTGTACACTTCTTCGACCGTGATGAAGAGTACGAAACACCTCCGGATCCCTCAGGCAAAGCTGAAAGTAACAGTGAACGTGAAGAGGTaataaacctaggttttgatcAATTGGTCGACGATTCCAAAGAGTCTGAGGATGGAGACGAAGGAAACGACGAGGATGAGGATGAGGATGAGGATGATGAGATGGCTTTGCCTAGGTCGTTTTTAAGACCTGCAGAATCACCTTCTCCTGGCAGCAATTTTGGTTCTGCTACTTCAAATGATGATG AAGATAATTTTTTTGGCCCAGTATCTCCCAATTTTATAAGGCCAGGCCGGCTATCAGATTCAGCAGTGTCAGACGAAAATCATGATATTACTATGGATTCAACAGCTTTCTCCATGCACTTCCGCAGATTTGTTAGGTCAGATTCAGGGATAGATTTGAAGACCCCAACAGAAGTATCATTTGATGAGAAAACACCGACACAGACCGGTCTAG GAGATACTAGTGTTTTAGAGTCACCAGCAAGCAAGAAAATGAAGGTTGGAAGTGCAATGATGGATTTAGGTGGAAATGGAGAACAAGAAGCAAATGCAGTTGTTAGTTTTAATATGCCACTTCTACCTTTGTGCCAGAAAATCGACGGCGCAGATGATGGTAATAAGTTTCTTTCTCGTGCAATTGATGGTGATACGTTGCCCATATCCACTGTTCCAGCTCCAGATAATTATGTTGATAGAGTAAATCAGTCGCCGAAGCAGCCAAGTAAA TTTAAATTGCAGGATGTTGGTGAAAATAATAAGTCTGTCAAGGATGCTTCTGAGGTTGGAATTAGTGAAACCTTATGTAGTAATGATGGTGAGCTTGGTCAATTTTGTGGGTCCCCATGTGGCAGGGAATCTCCGTTGGTTGATTTAGTGTCCTCTTCACCCGCTACGCAAAGACTAATAGTTATTGGTAGTCCTTCACCTGTCAAACAGAATTCAATGGCGGTGTCTTTCCTTGAAGATCCCATTTCCTTTTTGAGCAATGAAAAGAGAGGACCTTGGACAAGTTCAGCGTCCCTCCAGAAGAACATTTCCAAACTTGAGAGACTTAAGGCTTCTGGACTATCTTCTCTCCTTGGTGACAGAATCCCCAATATTGACATCAGAACCTTAGAGTTTCCAAGAACACCTCCTTTGGATTCTATATTGAAGAAAAGGAACCTACAAATGGGAGTCAAATGTCTGGATTCCTCTATGACTTGTACAGAGGAGCAGTTTTCAGGTACTTCTACGAAGGAGGGAGAAAGAAGAATGTTCACCTCAGGTGGTAGTAGGAGTGAGACTCTTTTAACTGGCGAAGATGTAATTCCATGTGAACAATCTCTGGGCCCTGAAAAGCAGGGGAAATCTCTCAATCGGCTAAATACTGGTTTTCTCCCCATGGATCAAGTGTTGAAGCCTACAGCCCCTTTGGCTTCATCAAGGTTTTCTTGGTCAGGAAAGACAAATGACACTTTTACACCAAATGACCTCAGGCAGAAGATATCACTGATTTCTAGAACTGATTCCCCATTGGTTGATTATCTAGGGCAGGAGAAAGTGACTGCTATTGCTCAAAAGTTGGTTTTTTCTCCAGAAAAATCCTTGCAGTCAAAGTCATCTACATGGACTGAACATCAGTCCAGCCCCTTTAAAGAATCAAAGTTGCATGATGAACCCATGAAGAGCTTAGGCCTAGTGAAAAATGCATCTTCAATAGGTAATGTGACAGATGGACATTCTTCGAATGCAACGGATGGCAATTGGCATTCGTCCTCCACATCAACTGAAGAACAGTCTGGTTCACCAGTTGTCGAAGGAAGCAAAGTGTTAAGGCAACCAGATGGGACATATAGCATAGAAGCTAAGCTCCTTGATCAAATGAATGTACTGAAAAGCACCAAGGACTCGAAGATCTCCAGGGATGGGAGCTCTCATCTATCTTCAGCAACATTAGATGGGAATATTCAGAGTGCAAATGGTCTCCCTAGACTTGAAATTGATCCTCGAGAGCTAAACAAGTCTTCTTTAGCTGGCGCTGCTTCTTCCTCTATTCAGAACGTAGAAGCGTTGGTGGTTGAAAAG ACTCCTGTACAATGGTCTTCACGAAGTCCACCAGCAAAGGGGTTTCACTTGCTGGCACAATCCAACACTACATGTTCCTCTGTAGGTGAAGCTGTGCAATCTCCCACATGCAACCAATCAATTGGCAGACCTAGAAACTCTTCTGCCCATAAAAGATGCAGTGAAGAGTTGACATATGGAGATATGGAACACACAAATGAAATTATCATGTCTCAAAGTAGCTCGAAACTCCAGAGAGGGGTTGGTAATAGTCCAGCAATCTCGGGACGTCCTGATGATAGCGGAAAAGAAATGCTCAGAGCTCATCTTGAACTCAGACAATGGAAAGAT ATTAAATCCAAATGTATGGAGGATGCAGATGAGTGGATATCTTTGCCTAAAGGAAGACTTACCATGCTTACTATGCCAGCG attgaaatgGTGGAAGACATTGTCACCCGAATGCAGAAGGCAAAAATATACGACATTTTGCACAGTCAAATTCTCACTCag AAAACGTTAGTTACCAGTTTTCAGGAGAAAAG AACTTTAGAAGCAATAATGTTGTTATGTCAGCTTGTACATGAGAAAGCAAAGTATCACTTGAGGTGTGTGAAGAAGGAGAAACTGCTG GAAAAATGTCAACTGTTGAACTCTGGAATTCAGAAGTCCCAAATGTCAAAGATCAATCATTCGCTTCATTCTTTAACTGTCTCAGGAGTCACCCAGGGTGATGCAATTTCTAGTGAGAGCTCATTAGCCTGTGAAAAGGCTCTGCAGGAG GAGCCTCATAATAAAGTGGCCACTATCAAGGAGGGTTTGGAAGTTTCAGAAAGAAAAGTTGCAAAATTGGCTAGATCCTTGCGTTCTTCCTTTAAACTTGAGGGAGAACCAAGTTGTGCCGCTACCATCATTTCCGTAAAAGAACATCTAATGAGGAGATCGTGTTGTAGATTCCTACGGCAAGATATGCAG ATGTGTGTCATTCAGAATGTGAGGAGGCCATTTGTCATCCTCAACTATCTTGGTTTGCTGGTTCAAAG GTTTTTATTTGTTTGA
- the LOC107762943 gene encoding uncharacterized protein LOC107762943 isoform X2, translating into MSSPAAPTTVAAGGTSEDRHQNHNNNNNTENSEGGTTMAMQKKRARRVSFAEMTSVHFFDRDEEYETPPDPSGKAESNSEREEVINLGFDQLVDDSKESEDGDEGNDEDEDEDEDDEMALPRSFLRPAESPSPGSNFGSATSNDDEDNFFGPVSPNFIRPGRLSDSAVSDENHDITMDSTAFSMHFRRFVRSDSGIDLKTPTEVSFDEKTPTQTGLGDTSVLESPASKKMKVGSAMMDLGGNGEQEANAVVSFNMPLLPLCQKIDGADDGNKFLSRAIDGDTLPISTVPAPDNYVDRVNQSPKQPSKDVGENNKSVKDASEVGISETLCSNDGELGQFCGSPCGRESPLVDLVSSSPATQRLIVIGSPSPVKQNSMAVSFLEDPISFLSNEKRGPWTSSASLQKNISKLERLKASGLSSLLGDRIPNIDIRTLEFPRTPPLDSILKKRNLQMGVKCLDSSMTCTEEQFSGTSTKEGERRMFTSGGSRSETLLTGEDVIPCEQSLGPEKQGKSLNRLNTGFLPMDQVLKPTAPLASSRFSWSGKTNDTFTPNDLRQKISLISRTDSPLVDYLGQEKVTAIAQKLVFSPEKSLQSKSSTWTEHQSSPFKESKLHDEPMKSLGLVKNASSIGNVTDGHSSNATDGNWHSSSTSTEEQSGSPVVEGSKVLRQPDGTYSIEAKLLDQMNVLKSTKDSKISRDGSSHLSSATLDGNIQSANGLPRLEIDPRELNKSSLAGAASSSIQNVEALVVEKTPVQWSSRSPPAKGFHLLAQSNTTCSSVGEAVQSPTCNQSIGRPRNSSAHKRCSEELTYGDMEHTNEIIMSQSSSKLQRGVGNSPAISGRPDDSGKEMLRAHLELRQWKDIKSKCMEDADEWISLPKGRLTMLTMPAIEMVEDIVTRMQKAKIYDILHSQILTQKTLVTSFQEKRTLEAIMLLCQLVHEKAKYHLRCVKKEKLLEKCQLLNSGIQKSQMSKINHSLHSLTVSGVTQGDAISSESSLACEKALQEEPHNKVATIKEGLEVSERKVAKLARSLRSSFKLEGEPSCAATIISVKEHLMRRSCCRFLRQDMQMCVIQNVRRPFVILNYLGLLVQSLKLTIGPNSSIIISNNLNDQLITKSFPNINACAALRFVLKAEISKKLGARTLAQEMQVTRSLLGNSLDVVAEVQKAQIQFHKLADISFSTPTVEELELQLHFVNFNTGKKVKLTLDMSCLNRGVYPSEVVPSQFAALAVRSEHSDHALLGEIRDAVKSLRAGYMRIIRLCDCISRVVQASGG; encoded by the exons atgTCTTCCCCGGCAGCGCCGACGACCGTCGCCGCCGGTGGCACTAGCGAGGACCGCCATCAGAaccacaacaataacaacaatacgGAGAACTCGGAGGGCGGCACCACCATGGCGATGCAGAAGAAGCGAGCACGAAGAGTGAGCTTTGCTGAGATGACTTCTGTACACTTCTTCGACCGTGATGAAGAGTACGAAACACCTCCGGATCCCTCAGGCAAAGCTGAAAGTAACAGTGAACGTGAAGAGGTaataaacctaggttttgatcAATTGGTCGACGATTCCAAAGAGTCTGAGGATGGAGACGAAGGAAACGACGAGGATGAGGATGAGGATGAGGATGATGAGATGGCTTTGCCTAGGTCGTTTTTAAGACCTGCAGAATCACCTTCTCCTGGCAGCAATTTTGGTTCTGCTACTTCAAATGATGATG AAGATAATTTTTTTGGCCCAGTATCTCCCAATTTTATAAGGCCAGGCCGGCTATCAGATTCAGCAGTGTCAGACGAAAATCATGATATTACTATGGATTCAACAGCTTTCTCCATGCACTTCCGCAGATTTGTTAGGTCAGATTCAGGGATAGATTTGAAGACCCCAACAGAAGTATCATTTGATGAGAAAACACCGACACAGACCGGTCTAG GAGATACTAGTGTTTTAGAGTCACCAGCAAGCAAGAAAATGAAGGTTGGAAGTGCAATGATGGATTTAGGTGGAAATGGAGAACAAGAAGCAAATGCAGTTGTTAGTTTTAATATGCCACTTCTACCTTTGTGCCAGAAAATCGACGGCGCAGATGATGGTAATAAGTTTCTTTCTCGTGCAATTGATGGTGATACGTTGCCCATATCCACTGTTCCAGCTCCAGATAATTATGTTGATAGAGTAAATCAGTCGCCGAAGCAGCCAAGTAAA GATGTTGGTGAAAATAATAAGTCTGTCAAGGATGCTTCTGAGGTTGGAATTAGTGAAACCTTATGTAGTAATGATGGTGAGCTTGGTCAATTTTGTGGGTCCCCATGTGGCAGGGAATCTCCGTTGGTTGATTTAGTGTCCTCTTCACCCGCTACGCAAAGACTAATAGTTATTGGTAGTCCTTCACCTGTCAAACAGAATTCAATGGCGGTGTCTTTCCTTGAAGATCCCATTTCCTTTTTGAGCAATGAAAAGAGAGGACCTTGGACAAGTTCAGCGTCCCTCCAGAAGAACATTTCCAAACTTGAGAGACTTAAGGCTTCTGGACTATCTTCTCTCCTTGGTGACAGAATCCCCAATATTGACATCAGAACCTTAGAGTTTCCAAGAACACCTCCTTTGGATTCTATATTGAAGAAAAGGAACCTACAAATGGGAGTCAAATGTCTGGATTCCTCTATGACTTGTACAGAGGAGCAGTTTTCAGGTACTTCTACGAAGGAGGGAGAAAGAAGAATGTTCACCTCAGGTGGTAGTAGGAGTGAGACTCTTTTAACTGGCGAAGATGTAATTCCATGTGAACAATCTCTGGGCCCTGAAAAGCAGGGGAAATCTCTCAATCGGCTAAATACTGGTTTTCTCCCCATGGATCAAGTGTTGAAGCCTACAGCCCCTTTGGCTTCATCAAGGTTTTCTTGGTCAGGAAAGACAAATGACACTTTTACACCAAATGACCTCAGGCAGAAGATATCACTGATTTCTAGAACTGATTCCCCATTGGTTGATTATCTAGGGCAGGAGAAAGTGACTGCTATTGCTCAAAAGTTGGTTTTTTCTCCAGAAAAATCCTTGCAGTCAAAGTCATCTACATGGACTGAACATCAGTCCAGCCCCTTTAAAGAATCAAAGTTGCATGATGAACCCATGAAGAGCTTAGGCCTAGTGAAAAATGCATCTTCAATAGGTAATGTGACAGATGGACATTCTTCGAATGCAACGGATGGCAATTGGCATTCGTCCTCCACATCAACTGAAGAACAGTCTGGTTCACCAGTTGTCGAAGGAAGCAAAGTGTTAAGGCAACCAGATGGGACATATAGCATAGAAGCTAAGCTCCTTGATCAAATGAATGTACTGAAAAGCACCAAGGACTCGAAGATCTCCAGGGATGGGAGCTCTCATCTATCTTCAGCAACATTAGATGGGAATATTCAGAGTGCAAATGGTCTCCCTAGACTTGAAATTGATCCTCGAGAGCTAAACAAGTCTTCTTTAGCTGGCGCTGCTTCTTCCTCTATTCAGAACGTAGAAGCGTTGGTGGTTGAAAAG ACTCCTGTACAATGGTCTTCACGAAGTCCACCAGCAAAGGGGTTTCACTTGCTGGCACAATCCAACACTACATGTTCCTCTGTAGGTGAAGCTGTGCAATCTCCCACATGCAACCAATCAATTGGCAGACCTAGAAACTCTTCTGCCCATAAAAGATGCAGTGAAGAGTTGACATATGGAGATATGGAACACACAAATGAAATTATCATGTCTCAAAGTAGCTCGAAACTCCAGAGAGGGGTTGGTAATAGTCCAGCAATCTCGGGACGTCCTGATGATAGCGGAAAAGAAATGCTCAGAGCTCATCTTGAACTCAGACAATGGAAAGAT ATTAAATCCAAATGTATGGAGGATGCAGATGAGTGGATATCTTTGCCTAAAGGAAGACTTACCATGCTTACTATGCCAGCG attgaaatgGTGGAAGACATTGTCACCCGAATGCAGAAGGCAAAAATATACGACATTTTGCACAGTCAAATTCTCACTCag AAAACGTTAGTTACCAGTTTTCAGGAGAAAAG AACTTTAGAAGCAATAATGTTGTTATGTCAGCTTGTACATGAGAAAGCAAAGTATCACTTGAGGTGTGTGAAGAAGGAGAAACTGCTG GAAAAATGTCAACTGTTGAACTCTGGAATTCAGAAGTCCCAAATGTCAAAGATCAATCATTCGCTTCATTCTTTAACTGTCTCAGGAGTCACCCAGGGTGATGCAATTTCTAGTGAGAGCTCATTAGCCTGTGAAAAGGCTCTGCAGGAG GAGCCTCATAATAAAGTGGCCACTATCAAGGAGGGTTTGGAAGTTTCAGAAAGAAAAGTTGCAAAATTGGCTAGATCCTTGCGTTCTTCCTTTAAACTTGAGGGAGAACCAAGTTGTGCCGCTACCATCATTTCCGTAAAAGAACATCTAATGAGGAGATCGTGTTGTAGATTCCTACGGCAAGATATGCAG ATGTGTGTCATTCAGAATGTGAGGAGGCCATTTGTCATCCTCAACTATCTTGGTTTGCTGGTTCAAAG TTTGAAGTTGACTATTGGTCCAAACTCAAGCATAATCATCTCTAACAATTTGAATGATCAACTAATCACAAAG AGTTTTCCAAATATCAATGCGTGTGCTGCATTGAGATTTGTTTTAAAGGCTGAGATTTCAAAGAAACTTGGTGCTAGGACTCTGGCGCAAGAAATGCAG GTTACTCGTTCCCTTTTAGGAAACTCCCTTGATGTGGTTGCCGAGGTGCAGAAGGCACAAATACAGTTTCATAAATTGGCTGATATTTCCTTCTCCACTCCAACTG TTGAGGAACTTGAGTTGCAGCttcattttgtgaattttaaTACTGGCAAGAAGGTGAAATTGACACTAGATATGTCATGCTTGAATAG GGGGGTCTATCCTTCAGAAGTTGTTCCATCCCAGTTTGCAGCTCTAGCTGTTCGCTCTGAACATTCAGATCATGCGCTACTTGGTGAAATTAGAGATGCTGTCAAAAGTCTTAGAGCTGGATACATGAGGATTATACGGTTATGTGATTGTATTTCACGGGTGGTTCAAGCCTCGGGTGGTTAA